Genomic DNA from Peribacillus sp. ACCC06369:
AAAAAAGAATACAAGATGATGATGGCACGGGTTGAAGTCCTGCCAGAGGACTACCAGTTTGTATTTAAGAAAATTCAAAACTACATGTGGAATTTCTCATCAGCGGGCAGCGGGATGGATATGCTGCACATGCAGTATGAATTAATCGAGTTGTTCGAAGCCGGTGCGGCGGAAGGTAGACAGGTGCTGGAAATAACTGGGGACGACGTGGCGTCCTTTGC
This window encodes:
- a CDS encoding DUF1048 domain-containing protein; the encoded protein is MMEMFKKMIGDKKEYKMMMARVEVLPEDYQFVFKKIQNYMWNFSSAGSGMDMLHMQYELIELFEAGAAEGRQVLEITGDDVASFADELVANAKTYLAKYREDLNQSIMKRLGKNKFNR